A window of the Lactuca sativa cultivar Salinas chromosome 5, Lsat_Salinas_v11, whole genome shotgun sequence genome harbors these coding sequences:
- the LOC111891589 gene encoding mediator of RNA polymerase II transcription subunit 19a: MDPESKNFGRGPRELTGAVDLISYYKLLPHYEFFCKKSLPLSLSDTHYLHDVIGDTEIRKGEGMQLDQLLQYNNSFSRDTNTRIQPFDLDLLREAFQLKETAPVDLPSSEKGMPTIPGKSKSEVKDKEKKHKKHKDKDKEHKKHKHRHKDRSKDKDKDKKKDKSSHHDSGAEHSKKHHEKKRKHDGNEDVNDIHRQKKSKHKSSKIDEIGGIKIAA, encoded by the exons ATGGATCCTGAAAGCAAGAATTTTGGAAGAG GACCAAGGGAGCTCACTGGTGCTGTGGATCTAATAAGTTACTATAAATTGTTACCACACTATGAGTTCTTCTGCAAGAAGTCACTTCCTTTGTCACTTTCAGATACACATTACCTTCATGATGTTATTGGAGATACAGAGATTAGAAAAGGTGAAGGGATGCAGTTGGATCAACTCCTACAATACAACAATTCTTTTTCTAGAGATACAAACACACGCATACAACCATTTGACCTTGACCTCCTCAGAGAAGCCTTTCAGCTCAAGGAAACTGCACCTGTTGACCTTCCATCT TCTGAGAAGGGGATGCCTACTATACCTGGAAAATCTAAGAGTGAGGTAAAAGATAAGGAAAAGAAGCATAAAAAACACAAGGATAAAGATAAAGAGCACAAGAAACATAAACATAGACATAAAGATCGAAGTAAAGATAAAGACAAGGATAAAAAGAAGGATAAAAGTAGTCATCATGATTCTGGTGCTGAACACTCAAAGAAACACCATGAGAAG AAAAGGAAGCATGATGGAAATGAAGATGTTAATGACATTCACAGGCAGAAGAAAAGTAAG CATAAGAGCTCAAAGATTGATGAGATAGGGGGAATAAAGATAGCAGCTTGA